The genomic segment ACGACCGGAGACATTTCCTGGAAACTGTGGTCGGCATATCCTACGCGATAAATGACTACGTTGAAACGCGATTTCACGCAGCACCGTTAGTCAAATATTACGAGGCAAACGATTATCCGATTGCGCGTGGCGACCCGGATCCTGTTTTCGGAATCACCACATATGAAATCGGCCTGAAATTGGGTTATCCGATTATCGTCGATGAGCTCACTCCTACGTTGTATGCATTCGGCATTGACTCCCGCGTTGATTTTGGCCCTGGGCTTTCAACTGAATTTTTCGGCAACGCATTGAACAAGGACCGGCTACTCTACGAGGATTCCATGTACCGTATGCCGCCTTACATACCGCACGATCCGGATTTCGGGTTCACAGCGCTTTTTGATTTCCGGACAGGACCTTTCGCGACCCATCTCAATATCGGATATGTCATCACGGGCGACGATCAAAATCCTGGGTATGTAACGCCAACCGATTTTGCAGCGCTACAGCGCCCTAACTTTGTTCCCCATGGTATTGGTATCGAGATAGTTCCTTCAGAAGGGTTGAGGCTCCTGTTCGAGACTTACGGTTATACGACCCCGGACTTTGAATCTGAATCCCTTTGGGTAACGCCCGGCCTGCGGTTCGGTTCCAAGAGCGTCGCATTTGATCTCGGTTGTGAACTTGGATTGGTCGGTACGTGGTATTGGAAAGCATTTTTTAACTTTTCCGGCGGATACGACCTGGCAAAGAAACCCAAGGTGCCGATCGCGCGAGTTTTCGGGAGAATCTCGGACGCAAAGACAGGAACGCCCTTGGCCGGAACTATTAGCTTCCCTGACATCCAGCGCGAACCGGTACAGACATCGGCTGACGGTACCTACGAATTATCTCTGGCGCCTGGCAGCTACCGCATCCGCGGTGATGCACCGGATTACAGATGGCGCGAACAGGGACTCGTTCTGAAAGATGGCGATAAGATCATGCTTGATTTTCAACTGAACAAGAAACCGGTCGCAAAGATAGCAGGCAGAATATACGACGCCGAAACCAATGCCCCGCTGGTCGCGACGATTACCTTCCCCCAGACTGAATTTCAAAAAGTCATCACTGATACATCGGGGTTCTACACTGTCACGCTGCTGCCGGGAACTTTCCGGATGCGCATAGAAGCCACCAACTTCCAGCCGTTGGAAAAAACCATTAATCTGGCTGACGATGAAACAAAGGTCGTTGATATTGCCATGCACACCGGTGGTATCCTCACCGGTAAAGTATCCGAATACGAAACTGGCAAGGCTCTGCTGGCGCAGATAACCTTCGTCAACACGAGCGTCCCGCGAATAACAACCGACGCAACCACGGGTATATACAAAGTGGCAGTACCACCGGGTACGTACTCGGTCATGGTTGAAGCAGAAGACTACATCGCCGAAAGTGTACCAGTCGTGGTGGCAAAGGATGAAACAAAAATTCAAAACTTCGTGCTGAAGCCGGTTCCTAAGGTGGGAGAAAGGGTCGTCTTGAGAGGCATCACCTTCGATTTCAATTCAGCCGTTATCAAGCCGGTTTCCTATCCTGTACTGGATGATGCGGCAAGGGTATTCAAGGCAAAGCCAACGATGAGAGTTGAAATAAGCGGGCATACCGACAGCATCGGCTCTGATTCTTACAACATGACACTCTCCAATCAGCGCGCGAGTGCGGTACGCGATTATTTCATACGATATCATAGTATCGACCCCAGCCGTCTCATCGCAGCAGGTTATGGGGAGACCCAGCCCATCGCTGATAATCGAACACGCTCGGGTCGCGATATGAACCGCCGCATTGAATTCAAGGTACTCAGTTGGTGATTATCTGAATCATAGTAATAAAAAGGGGGCTTAGGCCCCCTTTTTATTCACTCCTGGTGCCGGCGATTTCCTGTTCTATCTTGTCAAGATATCTTAGATTGCCGACAATTTTGAAGATTTTATCGGCTTCGAGGAACATCTT from the candidate division WOR-3 bacterium genome contains:
- a CDS encoding OmpA family protein, whose protein sequence is MKKILFVITLTTIAASAQEISIYGNRGMFKLQYAQPHDMGMLSFHLAAMERFEQNRVEIAGDSVNDRRHFLETVVGISYAINDYVETRFHAAPLVKYYEANDYPIARGDPDPVFGITTYEIGLKLGYPIIVDELTPTLYAFGIDSRVDFGPGLSTEFFGNALNKDRLLYEDSMYRMPPYIPHDPDFGFTALFDFRTGPFATHLNIGYVITGDDQNPGYVTPTDFAALQRPNFVPHGIGIEIVPSEGLRLLFETYGYTTPDFESESLWVTPGLRFGSKSVAFDLGCELGLVGTWYWKAFFNFSGGYDLAKKPKVPIARVFGRISDAKTGTPLAGTISFPDIQREPVQTSADGTYELSLAPGSYRIRGDAPDYRWREQGLVLKDGDKIMLDFQLNKKPVAKIAGRIYDAETNAPLVATITFPQTEFQKVITDTSGFYTVTLLPGTFRMRIEATNFQPLEKTINLADDETKVVDIAMHTGGILTGKVSEYETGKALLAQITFVNTSVPRITTDATTGIYKVAVPPGTYSVMVEAEDYIAESVPVVVAKDETKIQNFVLKPVPKVGERVVLRGITFDFNSAVIKPVSYPVLDDAARVFKAKPTMRVEISGHTDSIGSDSYNMTLSNQRASAVRDYFIRYHSIDPSRLIAAGYGETQPIADNRTRSGRDMNRRIEFKVLSW